The genome window gacatcgtatgaggaagttATGCTCATTTAAGTGTCGGAGAAAAGAGCTGGTACTGGTgcttcgcatatgcgaagttAGGTCCACATCTGCGACTCCACAGATGTGAAAtatggtccgcaaaagcggaaatgatAGCTGAAAATACGCAGGTGCGGCCTTTTGGGCGCAAAAGCGAAAATGGCTCTGTTTAAAAAATCAGACTGCGTTCTTTatgtattttgagcatatcttgagttctagagctccggtTGGGGTAATTTTCGCGGCGTTCTTCTCGTATTTTTATGGGGGTCCGTATCTAATCTTAATTTTGTATTTCAACATGATTCTAGTAGTTCATTTGTGAATTAATCCATgttttgattggagaattggggatttttatcaaaaacttttcgaaagagaataattgagttttgaacatcgattcggagtcttAATTGGATGAAAATAGTATAGTTGgacgtaattgaatgggtgttcagattttgtaaattttatcggttgcgaggtgcgggcccagggttgacttttagttttcattaaagatcaaagctttattatccgaaattgattcctatgatttttatttatgatattaagttattttggctagatttgagtcgttcgaaGATttatttcacacgagaaggtcattttagagtatcggcttagcttctttgagataagtatcttgcctaactttatgtggggcaACTACCACTTAGGATTCAAGTTGTTTGTGCTGTTTGTGTAATGTCAAATGCCGCGTACACGAGAtaacgagtatgtactcgggcttatatgtggaaaattGACCGGCTTAGAATCTTATGCATCTTTCATGTACTTATTCGGAATTGTTAGCacatattatatattttattcgTCATGTatactatcacatgctttatttgaagttgtcgttatatgtcacattctttacttgtgaAGTTTAATCTTATatactttatttgaagttgttatcacttttatcattatgtgatttcttttattgtggagttattcttagttgaaattattgttacatgatatcctttagTTGTCggattattctcatgcatttagacgtaatGCTAGTTCGTGCCATCTATTTCATTGTTATCctattcatacactagaatccgaagtttgccattttatagaaatactttcactattgagtttatcctcAAATAATTAATTGGGATTAAGGTTatcgaaagtcattaatctattttaattgaagttgtggtTAAAaggggtgttgttccttgttgagttactttcccgttcattttattatttttcagaCTCTATACACATTGTGTTAAGTGTGGACGATTTGTtgtaaaaatattgatattgttagatcTTTGTAAAGATTGTGGCCTATGGGAACTTGTGATACGACctgatatgtcgtgttgttgtgatgtaagcacatgtaaattgttgtgtagTTGGTTGTTGTTATGTGGAGTGTATGTgtgacatttcaccgttgttgttatgcggggcataagggtggcatctcactgttattgaatgtacggagtgatacgggtggctattgtgttatttttCGGATGGAGCGATAAAGGTGattattatacggagtgataaggatggctatcgAAGTGATACGGgtaatgatattgtcagggcggagtgatacgggtggctatcagagagataagggtggcaatgccagggatgatgtgtgatggcttggggacattgtgttagtgattttcgtgtgatggtgttcttttccttgtgtatgtcatataccttacgtgatttgttgtgttgcttcgatgagctactcgatgtctttgatattacttgttgacttgggctacaGTAGTACATTCGCataagcatacaccgtagcatgccacttatactagctcaggattatgaaacttgacatttattaatcATGCTCACATGTTCCTGTATTATCGGttttcatgttgatattgagcctgtgaccacgccagacggattgtgattgtgagcatgtGGCCATACCAGGCGAATTTTGATTGTGAGCATGTGATCACGCCGAgcggattgtgaatgtgagcccgtaatcatgccgggcagattgagaaattggcatgtgagttgtcggTGCGGTTGTGATTTGAAATATGGGTCCAAGGTGCCGTGAGCATGGGATGGTGGGTTGAGATCCGTGACTtctgattatgagatgaggtatcatgGAATGATttcgttgtgaaacttgtgttagatCGGCTTGGTTATTTGATTgtcctttgtgttccttatttggttttaacgatacttcacggtgttcttattgctttactgtttatatcacttgttgattcttgttgtcatttattgattTTTGCTTtaattcactactagaaattcggtaaaaactgaccaaaaaaccgaccaaagttggttggtaatggccaataaccgaccaaaacatgaccatttatgtgtggatggtattttaggggtcggaaaggaataccgactaaagttggtcggaaattaccgaccaactttggtcgatcaattaaattaaaaaaaaaacaaatattataaaaaaaaaaatcgaccaaagttggtcggtattttaattatgtaatcaaaagatttaCTATCTGGGAATCGAACTAGGGTCTGTActatggcaggatactattctaccactagaccattggtgcattttgttttaagactgtcttttatttgatttatactctttaattgtatttttgcacgaaaataaccgactaaagttggtcggttttattaaaaagtaaaattaccgaccaaagttggtcgatttttttaaatgaccggctGAATTAACTGACCaatttttgtcggtttttttaatattaatttttatttattttaattgaaaaactgaccaaagttggtcgatttcttaaaaaataaattttgcgggactcaaaaatagtttcccgcatttttgcaccaaagaaaaccgaccaaagttggtcggtttcgtaaaaaaaatatatattttgaaaaaccgaccaactttagtcggtattttggtcggttttttgaccgaccaaagttggtcggtcgaccttggtcggtttttgccgaatttctagtagtgagtattagctttatacttctatactgcacaagttattttgtctagtaagtgtcttgacttgtacctcatcactactccaccgaggttagtcttgatacttattgggtaccgatcgtggtgtactcatactatacttatgcacatttttgtgcagagccaagtattggagatattggactcggacaaagttagcATATTGGTCGCGAGGATTCaaagtagagctgcttggtcgtcgcaatcccttggagttctttcctttcattgtactgtcagcttgttatttgaacattattgtatttcgatctttgagatctttccataTACCAAATCTTGGGagattgttattattattgccgCGTAAGCTTATTACGCTTTTGTTTCGATATTCATATTAGACTATGTTTCAAATTATTATTGTTAAAAATTTGCCTAATCGTTGTtagtaatcgacttacctagtcttaaagattaGGTGTCATTACGATACCTGCGGAggcattttgggtcgtgacaagagcaGATGCTCTTTGTAAGTGTCGAACCGTCATGGATAAGTCCGGGTTAGCCTATCATGGCGGATGTAGGCAGTACATTTAGCTTTTTTATGAGACATCGAAGTTATGCAGTCTATAAGTGTTTCGATAGTAAATTAAAGAAGGAAGAAGGCGTAAAAGGGCTTATGTTTTGGAATTTTGTATGCTTCAATTTTGTTCGTTTGAGAAGAATAAATCACTGTAATAAGGTGTCATTAACGTTTGAGCATAATATAACACCTAcattttattttttctctaaCCACATGCACGTTAGCACTTTGGCGGCGCAATCCTGCAGGTAACTTTTGACATTTTCTTGCCACTATTAAAGGAGAATATGGAAATTAAGGGATGTGGTGAGATGTATAAATTTTTTTTCCATCTTTAAGCATATCAATTCTTGAATTAAAATCTTGATCAAGAACACTTCCCGTTTAATAGCCCTTACACGACATGCTCTAAAATGttaatatatttaatattatatttatttgttAATTCGTTTAATATGCTTGAAATGTTAATGGCTTAGTTTAACccattgtaacgatccgatcggtcgttttgagaattagcgttctGTTCGGTGGCTTAGGATCTTAAACAACGTCAtattatgtatcatgacttgcgtgtgtggccgGGTTCGTtttacggatgattcgggattgatttggaagaatgattcttgttttagaagtttaagtggcaagagttgaccggagtttgacttttgtgtagatgactctggaatggtattttattaattccaatagcttcgtatggtgatttcggacttaggtgtatgtccggatttggatttggaggtccgtaggttgatttgatgcattctggcgaaagttgaaaagtcgaaggtttggaagattgagaggttTGGAAGATATGATCCGGcgcgattgtagaagttgaaagttcataagtccattaagttcaatttgaggtgcgattcatagttttgatgttgtttgatatgatttgaggcctcgagtaggtccgcgttatgttttgggacttattggtatgttgaGACGGGATCCCGAGggactcgagtgagtttcagataggcttgggttgtgttgcgctcgtttttgatgtttcgatgtcgtttcttcaagcataaatggtaccacattaagcaaatgagctccaaattcttttttgattgaagcattagattcgtatcgtaattacggatcaTAACAAAATGAATCGTCATATTTGGATATTGTATGAGGAAGTTATGCTCGTTTTAGTGTAAGAGAGAAGAGCTGGTGCTGGTGCTTCGCGGATGCGAAGTTAGGCCCGCATCTGTGACTCCGTAGGTGTGAAAAatagtccgcaaaagcggaaatgacAGCTGAAAATGCGGAGGTGTGGCCTTTTTGGGCGCAAAAGCGGAAATGTCTGTGTATAAAAAAATCAGACTgcgttcttttggtattttgatcatatCATGAGTTTTAGAGCTCCGATTGAGGTGATTCTCGTGGCGTTCTTCTCGTATTTTCATGGGGGTTAGTATCTAATCTTAATTTTGTATTTCAACATGATTCTAGTAGTTCAATTATAaattaatccatattttgattgaagaattgtggatttttatcaaaaacttttctaaagtgaataattgggttttgaacatcgattcagagtcggaattggataaaattagaatggttggaatcgtaattgaatgcgtgttagaattttgtaaattttatcgggattcgaggtgcaggcccgggttgacttttagtttttattaaagatcgaagctttattatccgaatttgtttcctatggtttctacttatgatattaagttattttggctagatttgagtcatcCGGAGATTTGTTTCACACGagtaggtcattttagagtatcgttTTAGTTTCTTTgagttaagtatcttgcctaacattttGTAGGGGAACCACCCGTTTGGATTcgagtcgtttgtgctatttgtgttatgtaaaagccgtgtacgcgagggggacgagtacgtactcgggcttatatatggaaattgaccggtttagactcttaggcttcttcatgtattcatttggaattgttagcacatgttatattttttattcgtcatgtctactatcacatgttttatttgaagttgtcattacatgtcacattctttacttgtcgagtttgctcttatatggtTTATATGAAgttgttatcacttttatcattatgtgatttcttttattgtggagttattcttagttgaagttgttgtacATGATATCTcttttgttgccgggttattTGCTTGCATTTACACATAGTACTAGttcatgccatctctttcattgttagcctaattcatacactaggagccaaagtttgccatttcatgaaAATACTTTCACTATTAAGTTTATCCTTAtaacaattaattggaattgaggttatcgaaagtcattaatcgattttaattgaagttttgtAAAAAAGGGGTGTCATTCCTTAttgagttactttcccattcctattgttgttattgagattttataCATATTATATTTGAGCTGAGGGCTATTTGTTGtgtaaatattgatattgttggatctttggaaaggttatGGCCCATGGGCACTAGTGTTgcgagttgatatgtcgtgttaTTGTGATATTAGCatttgtgaattgttgtgtggttttggttgttgttatgcataGTATAAGGGTAAAATTTCACCggtgttgttatgcggagtataagggtggtatttcacagTTATTTTTAAgcagagtataagggtggcatttcaccgttgttatgccgagcataagggtggcatttcaccattgttaaatgtacggagtgataagggtggctattgtgttattgtccgagtggagtgataagggtggctattatacggagtgatacgggtggttaTCAGAGAGATAACGGTGGAAAATATTATTGTCAGGGCgtagtgataagggtggctattccGCGGTGTGATATGGGTAGATATCGAAGAGATAAGGATGGCATTGTCAGagatgatgtgtgatggtttggatacattatgttggtgattttcgtgtgatggtgtacttttccttgtgtttgtcatacaccttatgtgacttgctttgttgtttcgatgagctactcgatgtctttgatattacttgttgacttgggctgcagtagtacactcgcacaagcatacaccatagCATGCCCATTATACTAgatcaggagtatgaaacttgacatttattgatcatgcccatgtgttcttgtattatctgtttcCATGTTCATATTAAGCCTACGACCATGCCAGGTAGATTCTGATTGTGAGCTTGTGACCATGTCAGGTGGATTGGGATTGTGAacctgtgatcatgccgggcagTTTGTGACTGTTAGCCTatgaccacgtcgggcggattgtgaatgtgagcatgtgatcatgccgggcagattgagatatttgcacgtgagttatccgtgcggttgtgattcgaGATGTTGGCCCGAGGTGCCGTGAGTACATGATGATGGATAAATACatgtgacttgtgactatgagatgaggtatcataGGGTGATTTCTTTGTGAATCTTGTGTTAGCACGACTTGATTAGTTGATTGTCCTCtctgttccttatttggtttcaacgATACTTCTCGGTGTTCTTGTTTCTctactgtttatatcacatgcTGATTTTGTTATCATTTACTGATTTCTTCTTTCTATTATTAGCTTTATATTTCTATACTGCACATGTCACTTTgtatagtgagtgtcttgacttgtacctcgtcactactccaacgaggttagtcttgatacttactgggtaccgatcatggtgtactcatactatacttctgcacatttttgtgcagatccagatacttcgGAGTGTGTGCATTGTTAGATAGCGGATCAaatattgctgtggagacttcaaggtctacCTGCCTCcgtgttcgcaggcctcggagtcaccttcggaAGTTATTTGTGTGCattttatttctattccggaacagttgtacttagagattttctagcgaactcagtagagcttatgattgtactaccagttttgggattgttggctttgtaTAAAAATTTctgtttcatatttaatagttgttggttgaattttgccatttattcagtaagtgttaggcttacctaattttagagattaggtgccatcatgacattctacggagggaaattgggatcgtgacacacATGCTTTATGTTAATTTGTTGAGCATGAAATCaaatattaattagtttaatattaatattacttgttaatttgtttaacatgtATAGTATGTTAATTAgtttaaaattaaaaagaaaaattatgtgAATTTGTATAGCATGTAGTAAATGATAATTAGTTTGACATTACTTTAATTTACATACTAATATAAGTTATTTGTTAACTTATGATCTATATGGGATTATAAaattatgatagataattatATTATCTTAAACATGATTAAGACGCTTAGTTAGATAATTGAATAGGTtaattttcataatattttaatttttggatGACGATTGGGAGCATAGTGAACTTTCGACTCCATGATTAATTTATGTGTTTATTAACTTAATCAATTGATGCTTAGTGTCataatatgtatatatgttgAATATAGTGCCTTGTgttaatttgtttttatatgattcTCATGATATTTTTGTTTTGTTAAAGAATGACTACTGCTTCGAAAAATATTGGTACTGAGCTCAACAAAGGGTTGAAACTCAATAACAATAACTATGAAACTTGGAGCTTGAAAATCCAGTATGTGTTAGAGGAGCAAGAGGCTCTGAAGGCCATTAACAATATCATGAATGAGTATGAAAAAGGCAACACTGCTCAGCATAGGCGTGAGCATGAAGCTTATGACAGTTGGAAGAAAAAGAACTCCATTGCTCGCATTACATTGTCGAGCACCTTGGATGATGACATCCTAAGGGAATTTAAGGATCAACAAAGATCTATGGATCTTTAGAATGCTTTGAGGAAAATGTTTGGTACATGTTCCATCGCAAGGCTGCGATCCTTAACGATCAAATTTCATTCATATAAGAAACACCCAGAACATTCAATGAAAGCACATATGGGGCAAATGAAAAATATGATTGGGGAGTTGAAAGATGCTGGTCATGTGTTGACTGATGGACAACAAATTCAAGCTGTCATACGCTCTTTACCTAATTCTGGGGATCATATGAAAATGCATTTGACCCATAAGCAAATCACAACTCTGGAAGATATCCGGAGGCATCTTGAGTTAGAGGATGAGAACTTGAGGGTGCAAAGCCAATAGCTGAGTTGCTCATGCAACAACCTCAAAAACCAAGAGCGATTCAAAGAAAAGGAACTGGGGAAAGAAGAGAGGTCCAACTCAAGCTCAGCCAGCTCAGCCTGCTAAAAGGGAAAAGAATGAAAAAGGCAAGAACAGACGTCCCAAATGTGTCAAAGTTGCTAAAGTAAAATACTATAATTATGACAAAAAGGGCCACTATGCTAAAGATTACTTTGAGCCTCCTAGAAAGGTATTACATAATGCTCGAATTAGTGAACTTTGTGTTTCTAGTTCTATTTTTCTAACTAAATCTAATCCTTTGTGGTGTGTAGACTTAGGAGCAACGAACCACATAGCCTGGGACGCAGTGCTTTTATTGAATTTTGGCGAGTTCCACGTGGAGCAAAGTGGATATATGTGAGAAATCACAATAAGGTTGATGTTAAAGGGATAGGTACATGCAAGTTAGTCCTATGTGGCAGTCGAGACCTAATACTACATGATGTTCTCTTTGCACCAACAATTCGCTAGAATGTTATTTCACTTTCAGTTTTGTTTAAGCTAGGATATGACTTGTTTTGTCATGGCAATTCTACCAAGTTGACTTTTGGTTCAACTTTATTTGGTTTTGGTAATGTGACCGGAGGTTTACTTATTATGGATTTAGATTATGATTCATTTAATAATAATGCTAGTTTTTCTATGTTTGTTTCTTCACATAAATATGGTAGTGATGTAAACATATGGCATGCTAGACTTGGTCATATTGGCCAATAAAGAATGCAAAGGTTAGCAAAACAAGGTTTTTTGAATATGTAGAATTGTCCACTTATGAAAATTATCTAGCTGAAAAATCTACAAGAAAACCTTTTGGTTAGGCGACTAGAAATGAATATCCTTTGCAATTAGTCCATTCGACATCTGTGAGCCTATGAATGTTAGGGATAGGCATGGAGCAAGTTATTTCATCACATTTATTGATGACTTTACCCATTTTAGTTGTGTCTATTTAATTTCTCACAAATCAGAAGCAATAAGTTGCTTCAAACGTTATATGAGCTTAGTGAAAAATCAATTAGACAAGAAGATAAAAGCTCTTCGAACTGACTGTGGTCGTGAATACCTATCAATCTAGTTTAATAATTTATGTGATGAAAAGGTAATAGTTTATCAGTTGACTATCCCAAATACTCCACAataaaatggtgttgtggagagaGGAAATAAAACACTCCTAGAAATGGTTAGGTCAATGATGGCACAAGCTAACCTCCCAATTAGTTACTGGGGTGATGCATTGCTTACTTCCACATATGTACTTAACCGAGTGCCTACAAAATCAATTATCACTACTCCATATGAGTTATGGATTGGAAGACAACCCGACCTGAGTGTATTAAGACCTTAGGGTTGTGCTGCctatacatatgattcttctctGAAATATGGCAAATTAGGCCTGAAGGGAAAGAAAAGTATCTTTATAAGATACTCTGAAACCTCAAAGGGTTAGGTGTTTATAGGTCATCAAGACAGTAGGAGTGTAACTGAGTTTGAATCACGAGATGTCATATTTTTAGAGGATTAGTTCCCTAAGAAGGGAGAGGTAGGTCAAGACCTAACCTTATTTGAGATAATGGATCAAGAAGTACAAGGATCACTTCATTCGAGTGGGAGAATTTTAGCAGATGATGAATTAATTTCTCACCAACGACCTTCTTCGTCATTAGATGCGAATAAAAGTAGTCCTGTTACATTTAGTGGAAGTGACAAAATAGATCTTATTTCAAGTAGGAGCGAGATGGTCCCAGATCTTATTCCAAGTGGAAGTATGATGAATGTTCTTGATCCGAGTGGGAGTAATATTGATCCAAATGGAAACAATGATGAATCGCATATAAGACGTGGTTCTCGTAAAAATATTCCATGCCAACGATTTAATGTTGAAGGCGGTGAACTATTTATAATGCTCCTACAAGAAGAAAACGAGCCTAAAATTTAAAAGAGGCTCTCTCATGCCCTTCTAAGGATAAATGGACAAAAGCAATGGAAGATGAATTGGAGTCTACTAGAGTCAACAAAGTTTGGGAACTAGTTGACCTTCCTGAAAGAAGGAAAGAAATTGGGAGCAAATGGGTTTTCCAAATTAAGCTCAAGGCTGATGGCACAGTTGAGAGATATAAGGCTCGACTGGTGGCGAAAGGGTATACACAGCAGAAAGGAATAGACTATGAAGAGACATTCTCGCCTGCCGTACGATTTACCTATGTTCGCCTAGTTCTAGCTATTGTTGCAAGATTGAATCTTGAATTACATCAGATGGATGTAAAGCCTTTCTCAATGGAGTATTACATGAAGAAATTTATAGGAACAACCTGAGTGTTTCATTGAAAATGGCCATGGACAAAAGGTTTGTAGACTTTTGAAGTCTATTTATAGCCCCAAACAATCTTCAAGGTAGTGGTATATACTCTTTCAGAATGTTCTTGTATCCAATGGTTTTACCATGATGGATGGAGACCATTGTGCTTATAGCAAAAGATCAAGGAACAAGCTTGTGATTTTAACATTGTATGTAGATGACATTCTTATAGCTGAAAATGATAAGGAGTTTATAACCGAGATAAAGTCATGGTTATCATAccaatttgagatgaaagatatgGGTGATGCCGCATATATTCTTGGAGTTAAGATTTCAAGAGATCGTCCAAAGAAACTGTTGTATCTCTCACAAGATAATTACATTAGAAAAGTTCTTGAACGACTCAATATGCAAAATAGTAGCCTAGTTGATACTCCTATCAGTAAAGGCCATACCTTGGAAAGTCAGATGTGTCCTAAGACTCCTAAAGAGCTAGAAAGAATGATCTGAGTTCTTTATTGGAGCACAGTCGGAAGTCTAATGTATGTAATGATATATACTAGACCTGATATTTGTCAAGCAGTTGTGGTAAGTAGATATCAAACCGACTTAGGTTTAGCACATTGGCAAGTAGTAAAGCGGATCATGAGATATCTGAAGGGAACTGCTAATTATGCCCTTTGTTGCCAAGGCGGCAAGGATATGCGATTAGTTGGATACAGTGATGCTGATCATGGAGGAGATATAGACTAAAGGAAGTCTACCTCAAGATATATTTTCTTACTCAGTGATGGTGCCATATCATGGAGTAGTAAGAAACAATCATGTGTATAACTATCTACGATGAAAGCCGAATATGTGGCTCTTGCATCAGCTTCACAAGAAGCTGTTTGGTTGAAAAAGTTCTTGGAACGTTTATTGGATATTGTAGAAAATATTGAACCAGTGTTAGTAAATTGTGATAGTGAAGCTGCAATATCCTCTACCAAGGACCCTAAGTTTCATTGTAAAACCAAACACATAGATATCAAGTATTACTATGAGAGAGACATGGTTAGACGCAAGGTAGTGAATGTGAAGTATGTGTCTACAAACGATATGTTAGCAAATCCATTGACCAAACCTTTGTTTAGAGATGCATTTGTGAGACA of Nicotiana tomentosiformis chromosome 7, ASM39032v3, whole genome shotgun sequence contains these proteins:
- the LOC108947878 gene encoding uncharacterized mitochondrial protein AtMg00820-like yields the protein MEDELESTRVNKVWELVDLPERRKEIGSKWVFQIKLKADGTVERYKARLVAKGYTQQKGIDYEETFSPAVRFTYVRLVLAIVARLNLELHQMDVKPFSMEYYMKKFIGTT